A part of Cryptococcus neoformans var. neoformans JEC21 chromosome 4 sequence genomic DNA contains:
- a CDS encoding glutathione transferase, putative, producing the protein MSFTALHRLSTLSTHIIRAPISTRYFATTQTAKIGSSISTPNMTADVKSLVDKAIADNKVVVFSKTYCPYCKRAKSYLAEDTKDIEILELDEREDGAAIQAYLKELNGQGTVPHVYINKEFIGGSSDLLKLSHEQVKQKISAAASA; encoded by the exons ATGTCTTTTActgctcttcatcgtctctCAACACTCTCAACCCACATTATCAGAGCACCCATTTCTACTAGGTATTTCGCTACTACCCAAACCGCCAAGATAGGATCATCCATTTCAACTCCCAACATGACCGCCGACGTTAAATCTTTGGTCGACAAGGCCATCGCCGATAACAAGGTCGTCGTATTTTCCAAGACCTACTGCCCT TACTGCAAGCGGGCCAAATCTTACCTCGCTGAGGACACTAAGGACATCGAGATCCTTGA GCTCGACGAGCGTGAGGACGGCG CTGCCATCCAGGCTTACCTCAAGGAACTCAACGGCCAAGGCACTGTTCCCCATGTCTACATCAACAAGGAGTTCATCGGCGGTTCCAGCGACCTCCTCAAACTCTCCCACGAGCAGGTCAAGCAGAAGATCTCTGCTGCCGCGTCCGCTTAG
- a CDS encoding electron transporter, putative produces the protein MLSAIDIVIITLTIALPLLFFFRESLPFIGGKTRAAAPHAAIANKASVDEGDPSDFVGKMTRANKRCVIFYGSQTGTAEEYAIRLAKEAKSRYGLSSLVCDPEEYDMNMLDQVPEDACVIFVMATYGEGEPTDNANAMMELLQEPEPEFSQGGSTLENLNYVIFGLGNRTYEFYNEVAKKLDKRLTELGAKRIGERGEGDDDKSMEEDYLAWKDPMWTAFAERMGVEEGGAGDVPDFVVKELHDHSPEKVYHGELSSRALLASASGTNTPVGAYGVKNPYPAPVLSSKELFSVGGDRNCIHIEFDITGTGMTYQHGDHVGIWPSNSDVEVDRMLAVLGLAASGRRQAIVDIESLDPALAKVPFPTPATYDAIFRHYLDISAVASRQTIAFLARYAPSEAAREKLTRWGTDKEAYANEIDGPALKLAEVLQSASSDSVEPPFESQTVWPIPFDRIVSSVPRLQPRYYSISSSSKLHPNAIHVTAVVLKYQPTVSPPHHHEPRWVFGLSTNFILNVKMAHSGENTPVEGDVSHVSMKKVPSYKLSGPRGHYVKENVYKVPIHVRRSTFRLPTSPKVPIIMIGPGTGVAPFRGFVQERIALARKAIDKNGPDALKDWAPMYLFYGCRRADEDFLYREEWPKYEQELKGVFRMKVAFSREMKKPDGGKVYVQDLIHDLASELAPLILEKRAYIYICGDAKTMSKAVEERLMEMLGAAKGGSAAVEGAKELKMLKERNRLMSDVWS, from the exons ATGTTGAGCGCGATAGACATTGTGATCATTACGCTCACAATCGcgctccccctcctcttcttcttccgcgaGTCGCTCCCTTTCATCGGGGGAAAAACTCGAGCCGCCGCTCCTCATGCAGCCATAGCAAACAAGGCTAGTGTCGACGAGGGAGACCCTAGTGACTTTGTTGGAAAGATGACAAGAGCT AACAAGCGCTGTGTCATTTTCTATGGTTCTCAAACTGGTACTGCTGAAGAATACGCTATCCGTCTCGCCAAGGAAGCCAAATCCCGTTATGGTCTTTCGTCCCTTGTCTGCGATCCTGAAGAGTACGACATGAACATGCTTGACCAGGTTCCTGAGGACGCCTGTGTCATCTTTGTTATGGCGACGTACGGCGAAGGTGAACCCACAGACAATGCCAATGCCATGATGGAACTTCTTCAAGAACCCGAACCCGAATTCTCCCAGGGCGGCAGCACCCTTGAAAACCTGAACTACGTCATCTTTGGTCTCGGAAACAGGACGTACGAGTTTTACAATGAAGTTGCCAAAAAGCTGGACAAAAGGTTGACCGAGCTCGGCGCAAAGAGAATTGGAGAGCGCGGcgaaggtgatgatgacaagAGCATGGAGGAGGACTATTTGGCTTGGAAAGACCCAATGTGGACGGCCTTTGCTGAGAGAATGGGtgtggaggaaggcggCGCTGGTGATGTTCCCGACTTCGTGGTCAAGGAATTGCATGATCACAGCCCAGAAAAAGTTTATCACGGCGAACTATCTTCTCGAGCACTTCTTGCCTCGGCTAGCGGGACCAACACACCTGTTGGAGCGTACGGCGTAAAAAATCCTTACCCTGCCCCTGTTCTCTCGTCCAAAGAGCTATTCTCTGTTGGCGGCGACAGGAACTGCATTCACATCGAGTTTGATATTACTGGCACTGGTATGACCTATCAACATGGTGACCATGTTGGTATCTGGCCTTCCAACTCTGACGTTGAAGTTGACCGTATGTTGGCTGTCCTTGGTCTTGCCGCATCTGGCCGTCGTCAGGCTATTGTTGATATTGAGTCCCTCGACCCCGCCCTCGCCAAGGTGCCTTTTCCTACTCCTGCTACTTACGATGCTATTTTCCGTCACTACCTCGACATCTCTGCTGTTGCTTCCCGTCAAACCATCGCGTTTCTCGCTCGATACGCTCCTTCCGAGGCAGCTCGTGAGAAGCTCACTAGATGGGGTACTGACAAGGAGGCATACGCCAATGAGATAGACGGTCCGGCTCTCAAACTTGCCGAAGTTCTCCAGTCTGCCTCCAGCGACTCTGTTGAACCCCCTTTCGAGTCACAAACCGTTTGGCCTATCCCCTTTGATCGCATTGTGTCTTCAGTCCCTCGTCTTCAGCCTCGCTACTACtcgatctcttcttcttcaaaactTCACCCTAATGCCATCCACGTTACCGCGGTTGTACTCAAGTACCAGCCTACAGTTAGCCCGCCTCACCACCACGAGCCTCGATGGGTGTTTGGCTTGTCTACCAACTTCATTCTCAATGTTAAGATGGCTCACTCTGGCGAGAACACCCCAGTTGAGGGCGATGTCTCTCATGTCTccatgaagaaggtgcCATCGTACAAGCTTTCTGGTCCCCGAGGTCATTATGTAAAGGAAAATGTTTACAAAGTGCCCATTCACGTGAGGCGAAGCACCTTTAGGCTCCCTACTTCTCCCAAGGTGCCAATCATCATGATTGGTCCCGGTACT GGTGTTGCTCCGTTCCGCGGCTTTGTACAAGAACGCATTGCTCTCGCTCGAAAGGCGATTGACAAAAACGGTCCCGACGCTCTCAAGGATTGGGCCCCAATGTACCTTTTCTACGGGTGTCGCCGAGCCGACGAGGATTTCCTGTATCGCGAAGAGTGGCCTAAGTATGAGCAAGAACTGAAGGGTGTTTTCAGGATGAAAGTGGCGTTTtcaagagagatgaagaagcccGATGGGG GCAAGGTATACGTGCAAGATCTTATCCACGACCTTGCTTCCGAGCTCGCTCCGCTTATTTTGGAGAAGCGTGCTTACATCTACATCTGCGGTGACGCAAAGACCATGTCCAAAGCTGTGGAAGAAAGACTGATGGAGATGTTGGGTGCGGCGAAGGGTGGCAGTGCGGCCGTGGAAGGTGCCAAAGAGTTAAAGATgctgaaggagaggaac AGGTTGATGAGCGATGTCTGGAGTTAG